The Euphorbia lathyris chromosome 2, ddEupLath1.1, whole genome shotgun sequence genome includes a window with the following:
- the LOC136219844 gene encoding receptor-like protein EIX2, which produces MASIVHITPLFLLFITIISFDLNSACIPGERKALLQFKNGLNDDSNRLQSWAANTDCCKWYGIVCSNLTGHVFELHLRNISSTFRGEINSSLLDLKDLRYLDLSNNYFGANPIPSFLGSLKSLKFLNFSQSSFRGMIPHELGKLSNLQYLNLESTDTYADSLDWVSGLSMLEFLDLSHVNLSLSLDWLENVNKLPSLVELHLSSCHLLQIPPLVNLNFSSLLILDLQRNWFRGPIPNQLQQLSSVKELDLSANFFNSSIPDWLYNFRHLEILNLRLNLLGGKISNAIQNLTSLTDLDLSSNLEFEGGIPKSLKNNLCNLRSLSFSRTKLGQEIDEILDILSGCSSNVLESLDLHDCQLSGELSDQLGNFKNLIYLSLSNNFISGQIPTLVSAEMMRLRILSLDNNKLGGSIPSWLGGLSELENINISNNLLQGKVSEMHFANLTKLRKFDGSMNQLSLEVGFDWIPPFRSLRVLRLRSWDIGAQFPAWLHLLKHLYHLDLSNSRISSTIPNWFWNSSQFLHLNLSHNQIRGAIPDIPNIALPLSEIDLSSNQFEGSLPFISTDVRVFDVSKNSFSGSISNFLCYKMDEEKGTQILNLDNNLLTGEISDCWSSWTSLNLIRLSSNNLSGNIPESIGTLSQLMYLHLRDNSLSGELPLSLGNCELLITLDLGENKLTGQIPTWLGVRFAYYMSILSLRGNNFHGHIPEEICHLGSLQILDLAHNNLTGIIPSCIKNFKFMATTDSQVPEFFYYIGDGHIQWDESILLLKGKIVEYDKILKYVKIMDLSSNHLSGEIPEEITQLIALQSLNLSNNILSGKVPENIGVMRNLEALDVSWNDLNGRIPESMTGLTFLSMLNLSYNNLSGKIPLGTQLQSFPSSSFVGNEGLWGAPLTENSTAPNGENGKENEKEKEGDDEEEDEVDWGLYVSLAAGFIVGFWSILCSLVLNRRWRHGYYLFLSRLWSKIWLCLR; this is translated from the exons ATGGCTAGTATAGTTCACATAACTCCTTTGTTTCTCTTGTTCATTACAATCATTAGTTTTGATTTGAATTCTGCCTGCATTCCAGGCGAGAGAAAGGCTCTGTTGCAGTTCAAGAATGGGCTCAATGACGATTCGAATCGGCTCCAATCTTGGGCTGCTAATACTGATTGCTGTAAATGGTATGGCATTGTCTGCAGCAACCTAACTGGCCATGTTTTTGAGCTCCATCTTCGAAATATTTCTTCAACATTTCGTGGGGAGATCAATTCAtctttgcttgatttgaagGATCTCAGGTACTTGGATTTAAGCAACAATTATTTTGGAGCAAACCCAATTCCAAGTTTTCTTGGctctttaaaaagtttaaaattcCTTAATTTCTCTCAGTCATCTTTTCGTGGAATGATTCCTCATGAACTTGGAAAGCTTTCTAATTTACAGTACCTTAATCTGGAGAGTACTGATACATATGCTGATAGTTTGGATTGGGTTTCTGGTCTTTCTATGCTTGAATTTCTTGATCTGAGTCATGTTAATCTTAGCCTTTCCTTGGATTGGCTCGAAAATGTTAACAAACTTCCATCTCTTGTCGAACTTCACTT ATCCTCTTGCCATCTTCTCCAAATTCCTCCTCTGGTAAATCTTAACTTTTCATCCCTTTTGATTCTTGATTTACAAAGAAATTGGTTTAGAGGTCCAATTCCTAATCAACTTCAACAACTTTCTTCAGTTAAGGAACTCGATCTATCTGCAAATTTTTTCAATTCCTCAATACCTGACTGGTTGTATAATTTTAGGCATCTTGAGATTCTCAACCTTCGGTTGAATTTATTGGGAGGTAAAATCTCCAATGCCATCCAAAACTTGACCTCTCTCACTGATCTTGACCTGAGTTCCAATTTAGAATTTGAGGGAGGAATTCCTAAATCATTGAAGAATAATCTTTGTAACTTGAGGTCTCTATCTTTTTCAAGAACCAAGTTAGGCCAAGAAATCGATGAAATCCTTGACATCCTATCAGGTTGTTCTTCAAATGTGCTCGAGTCTTTGGATTTACATGATTGTCAATTATCTGGAGAACTCAGTGATCAACTTGGCAATTTTAAGAACTTGATCTATCTTAGTCTGTCGAATAATTTCATTTCTGGTCAGATTCCAACATTGGTGTCAGCAGAAATGATGCGCTTGAGAATTCTTTCCCTTGACAATAACAAATTGGGAGGAAGTATTCCTTCATGGCTTGGAGGGCTTTCAGAATTGGAGAATATTAACATTTCTAACAACTTGTTACAGGGAAAAGTTTCTGAAATGCATTTTGCAAATCTCACAAAGTTAAGAAAGTTTGATGGTTCCATGAATCAGTTGAGTTTGGAAGTTGGTTTCGATTGGATTCCGCCTTTTCGTTCTCTTCGAGTCTTAAGATTAAGAAGTTGGGATATTGGTGCACAATTTCCAGCTTGGCTTCATTTGTTAAAACATCTATATCATCTAGATTTGTCAAACTCAAGAATTTCAAGTACTATTCCGAATTGGTTTTGGAACTCTTCACAATTTCTGCATTTAAATCTCTCCCACAACCAAATCCGCGGAGCGATTCCTGATATTCCAAATATTGCTCTTCCTCTCTCAGAGATAGACTTGAGCTCAAATCAATTTGAAGGCTCATTACCTTTTATTTCAACTGATGTGAGGGTGTTTGATGTTTCCAAGAACTCGTTTTCGGGTTCTATATCGAACTTCTTATGTTACAAGATGGATGAAGAGAAGGGAACCCAAATTCTTAATCTTGACAATAATCTTTTGACAGGAGAAATATCAGATTGTTGGTCAAGTTGGACATCTTTGAACCTCATAAGATTAAGCAGTAACAATCTTAGTGGCAATATTCCTGAATCAATTGGGACTTTATCACAACTTATGTATTTGCATCTTCGTGACAATAGTCTCTCAGGTGAATTGCCATTGTCTCTTGGTAATTGTGAACTCTTAATCACACTTGACCTCGGAGAAAATAAGTTGACAGGCCAAATTCCAACATGGTTGGGTGTCCGGTTCGCCTATTATATGTCGATTCTGAGTCTTCGTGGCAATAACTTTCATGGCCACATACCTGAGGAAATCTGCCATTTGGGATCTCTGCAGATTCTAGACCTTGCTCACAATAACTTAACAGGTATCATCCCGAGTTGTATTAAGAATTTTAAATTCATGGCTACAACGGATTCTCAAGTCCCGGAATTCTTCTATTACATTGGTGATGGACACATTCAGTGGGATGAATCAATTCTCTTGCTGAAAGGGAAAATAGTTGAATATGACAAGATCCTCAAGTATGTGAAAATTATGGACTTATCTAGCAATCATTTATCTGGTGAGATACCTGAAGAAATTACACAATTGATAGCATTGCAGTCTCTGAATTTATCAAACAATATTCTATCAGGAAAAGTTCCTGAGAATATAGGTGTTATGAGAAACTTAGAAGCTTTGGATGTTTCTTGGAATGACTTAAATGGAAGAATCCCTGAGAGCATGACAGGTTTGACGTTTTTGAGCATGTTGAACTTGTCTTACAACAATTTGAGTGGAAAGATTCCTCTGGGAACTCAGTTGCAGAGCTTTCCGTCTTCAAGCTTCGTCGGTAATGAAGGACTCTGGGGAGCTCCTCTCACAGAGAATTCTActgcaccaaatggtgaaaatggaaaagaaaatgaaaaagaaaaagaaggtgatgatgaagaagaagacgaagtGGATTGGGGGTTGTATGTGAGCTTGGCGGCTGGGTTCATTGTGGGATTTTGGAGCATTTTGTGTTCTTTGGTTCTGAATAGACGATGGAGGCATGGTTATTATCTTTTCCTCAGTCGTCTGTGGAGCAAAATCTGGTTGTGTTTGAGGTAA
- the LOC136219840 gene encoding pentatricopeptide repeat-containing protein At5g18950 → MARTISSMLRQIPISTRHNSGTYIRKLTVQPKEQEFNGEGIQPIGNIDLAESIKEHLTDITREVTEIIGRKTKSEQTVFSDFASFDFSAVLLLRFFHWLRLHSNFLPDPISCNVLFQSLLEAKALIAAKTFLEVSSFTPEQDALERYICCLCEASLIEDALEVFAKFKDVGLCPSIRTWNSALLGCLNVGRTDLVWKLYNDMMDLGVVANINVETVEYLIRAFCSDGEFLKGYELLRQVLESGFVPSNIVFNALISGFCKLRKYYRVSELLHIMIAKNCAPDIDTYQEIIKGLWKNKRPGEALRIFNDLKDRGYAPNVVMYNTMICGLCQTDRLNHAWKLWHEMISKGVLPNQYTYSELINGLCKSGSFKVAMKLFDEMRGRGFEKTTASYNRMISNLCSLGKVNEAFDLFEEMLQKGIARDAWSYNYLIRGFCKEGKIEESKKLLNELLANGLQPTKLSYIPLINKLCQAGAIKEAKQLWNDMENQGLKPTVHHYDQFIIALCEQDHVMDGMEWLVAMFKNKLRPKDTTLHSVLLRLLESDMLDESLFILDFMLGEGYSLNKDIWYSLVSKLCKGDFVLSETFLDKILERN, encoded by the coding sequence ATGGCTAGGACTATATCCTCTATGCTTCGCCAAATCCCTATTAGTACTCGCCATAACTCTGGTACCTATATTCGGAAATTGACTGTACAACCTAAAGAACAAGAATTTAACGGCGAAGGAATCCAGCCGATAGGGAATATTGATCTTGCTGAGAGTATAAAGGAACATTTAACTGACATAACTAGAGAAGTTACTGAAATTATTGGAAGAAAAACCAAATCGGAGCAAACTGTTTTTTCAGATTTTGCTTCTTTCGATTTCAGTGCTGTGCTTTTACTAAGATTCTTCCATTGGCTGCGATTGCATTCCAATTTTTTACCTGACCCAATTTCCTGCAATGTGCTTTTTCAATCACTTTTGGAGGCTAAGGCTTTAATTGCCGCAAAAACTTTCCTTGAAGTTTCAAGTTTTACTCCTGAGCAGGATGCTTTAGAGCGTTACATTTGCTGTCTTTGTGAGGCTAGTTTGATTGAGGATGCGCTTGAGGTATTTGCCAAGTTTAAAGATGTTGGACTGTGCCCTTCAATCAGAACATGGAACTCGGCTTTATTGGGCTGTCTTAATGTTGGAAGGACAGATCTTGTTTGGAAATTGTATAATGATATGATGGACTTGGGGGTTGTGGCAAATATCAATGTCGAGACTGTTGAGTATCTGATTCGAGCTTTTTGTAGTGATGGTGAATTTCTGAAGGGTTATGAACTTCTTAGACAGGTTTTGGAAAGTGGGTTTGTCCCTAGCAATATTGTTTTCAATGCATtgatatctgggttctgcaaaCTTAGGAAGTATTATAGAGTGTCTGAGCTTCTTCACATCATGATTGCCAAGAATTGTGCCCCTGATATCGATACGTATCAAGAAATCATCAAAGGACTTTGGAAGAATAAAAGGCCAGGTGAAGCTTTAAGGATTTTCAATGATCTTAAGGATAGAGGCTATGCCCCAAATGTGGTGATGTATAATACAATGATTTGTGGTCTTTGTCAGACGGATAGACTTAACCATGCTTGGAAGCTTTGGCATGAGATGATAAGTAAGGGAGTCCTTCCTAATCAATACACTTACAGTGAACTGATTAATGGGTTGTGTAAGTCGGGAAGCTTCAAGGTAGCCATGAAACTGTTCGATGAGATGCGTGGTCGAGGTTTTGAAAAAACAACAGCAAGTTACAATAGGATGATATCAAATTTGTGTTCACTTGGAAAAGTGAATGAGGCTTTTGACTTGTTTGAAGAAATGCTGCAAAAGGGAATCGCTCGTGATGCATGGTCGTATAATTACCTCATTCGAGGTTTTTGCAAAGAAGGGAAGATAGAGGAGAGTAAGAAGTTGCTAAATGAACTATTGGCAAATGGATTACAACCAACAAAATTATCTTACATTCCTCTTATAAACAAGCTATGCCAAGCAGGAGCCATCAAGGAAGCGAAACAGTTGTGGAATGATATGGAAAACCAGGGCCTGAAACCGACAGTGCATCACTATGATCAATTTATAATTGCATTGTGTGAACAAGATCATGTTATGGATGGTATGGAGTGGTTAGTTGCTATGTTCAAGAATAAACTGAGACCGAAAGACACAACTTTGCATAGCGTACTTCTGCGACTTTTAGAATCTGATATGTTAGATGAATCCTTATTTATCTTAGATTTTATGCTCGGAGAAGGTTATTCTCTCAACAAAGACATATGGTATTCTCTAGTTAGTAAACTCTGCAAAGGGGATTTCGTTCTTTCTGAAACGTTCCTAGATAAGATCTTAGAAAGAAATTAA
- the LOC136219842 gene encoding BI1-like protein — translation MYGFTSVSTKDKEVDLEAGNGETLYPGLSLGENQLRWGLIRKVYGILSVQLVLTTIVSAVTVLYTPINNLLAESPGLLLFLCIVPFILLWPLHVYHQKHPVNLVILGLFTISLSFLVGVSCANTDGKIVLEALVLTSAVVCSLTAYTFWASKKGKDFSFLGPILFTSLIILILTSFMQMFFPLGSTSTAIYGGISALVFSGYIIYDTDNLIKRFTYDEYILASAALYLDILNLFLSILRILSQRNN, via the exons ATGTACGGATTCACGAGCGTGAGTACCAAGGACAAGGAGGTCGATCTCGAGGCCGGAAATGGAGAGACTTTGTACCCTGGTTTGAGTCTCGGGGAGAATCAACTCCGTTGGGGCTTGATCCGCAAAGTCTATGGCATTCTCTCTGTTCAATTGGTCCTCACCACTATCGTGTCTGCTGTTACCGTCCTCTATACTCCTATCAACAATCTCCTCGCCGAGAGTCCTGGCCTTCTTTTGTTCCTCTGCATCGTTCCCTTCATTT tgctgtggccattacACGTCTATCACCAGAAGCATCCTGTAAACCTGGTTATCCTTGGTCTCTTCACTATCTCGCTGAGCTTTTTGGTGGGAGTAAGCTGTGCTAATACAGATG GGAAAATTGTGCTTGAAGCGCTTGTTCTTACCTCAGCTGTGGTTTGCTCGCTAACTGCATACACTTTCTGGGCTTCTAAGAAAGGGAAAGACTTCAGCTTCCTGGGACCAATTTTATTCACGAGCCTCATCATTCTCATCCTGACCAGTTTTATGCAG ATGTTCTTCCCTCTTGGCTCAACTTCTACTGCCATCTACGGTGGCATTAGTGCTTTAGTATTCAGTGGGTACATCATTTATGACACGGACAACCTGATCAAGCGCTTCACTTATGATGAGTATATATTGGCCTCTGCTGCACTCTACCTGGACATTCTTAACCTATTCCTCTCCATTTTGCGGATTCTAAGCCAAAGAAACAATTAG